Genomic DNA from Peribacillus simplex NBRC 15720 = DSM 1321:
TGATGTAGAAAATGGAAAAGTCTTGGTTCTGGTTGAAGAAGGTGAAGGCCACCTTGCAACGGCAAGAGATAATTTCACTACCGGAAAAATGGACACTGCCGGTACAAGACTTGATACAAACTCCACCAACCCACTATATAACGGCACTGAAAAAACCGATGCATTAAATAAAGAAGATGTTTATGGAGTCAACGGACAAGGCCGTGAATTGCCTGAGGATGAAAGGACGCTTACACTTCGGGAAGAACAGCTGAACATTGACAAAGAAAGAGTACAGACAGGTGAAGTCGTCATTAACAAAGAAGTCAATGAACAACATAAAACGATTAATGTCCCTGTTGAACACGAAGAAGTGACAGTCGAGCATAGATCAGTTTCAGGACGTGAAGCGAATCTGGAAACCGGAAGCATTGAAGATGGGGAAACATTACGAATCCCAGTTGTTGAAGAAAAATTGGAAGTTTCGAAAAAACCGGTTGTCACAGATGAAATTGTCATCAAGAAACATGCTGTACAAGAAACGGAACAAGTTCAGGATACTCTTAAAAAGGAAGATATCCAGCTTGATAGTACAGATGAATCTATCGTGAATGAGAAAAAGGCAACTGAACGTAGAATCGACCGCTTCTAAGAGTGAAGGAAATGGCCTGCAGTTTTAAAAACTGCAGGCTTCTTTTGATTTTAAAGAATGATTAAAGGTTCGAGTCTAGCGAAGGCAAACCTTTGAATGGACCATTTTTTGTTTAATTAGCACCCATCAGGGTATAAATACACATAAGAAGAAATATCGGAATAATAGGAGGAGGAAGATGCATGGGAAAAACATTATATGGTGTTTTTAATACAAAAAGAGAAATAATCCAGGCTATACAATCCCTAAAGGAAAAGGGGGTCCATGAAGGAGAAATAACCGTGATGGCTGATAAGAAAGAAGATTTGGATTTCGTCAATTCAAAGCGGGATGGCGATGTCGACGTCGACGTCGTTACTAACTCGAACGATGATTCCTTCATTGAAAAGATGAAACACTTCTTCTTGAACGAGGGTTCTGAAGATATAAGGAACCGGCTAGGTGACTTAGGGCTTGCCGATAGTGAAGCCACCGCTTATATAAATGAAGTGGAGGCTGGGAAATTCTTGATTCTTTTAGATGAATCGGAAACCGTATCAGCACAAGAAAGCGTAACTTCCAATTATACTGACGAACTACGAGCAGAGAACCCGCTTAAAACAGGGGTGGTGAACAATCCGGACCCAAACCTTTTTCCTGAAACAACAGCGAATGCCTATCAAACAAGGGAAGTCGAAGCACAGCCAGGAAGAAGCGAAGAACTTCACGGAAATTCTGCCAACATCTTTGAAAATAAAGAGCTAGATACGAAGCCAGCTCAAGAAAGGGAAATCAGGGGGAACTCCACCGGAAAATATAAGGTGCAAAAGCCATGGGATTATGAAGGGACACTAGCAAGCGACCCTCATGCAGACCCGTTTTCTTCCGATACTGACAAAGCCCTGGATACTCAAGGATCACTGGATCAGACCGTGAGCACGAATGCTCTAAGTGATCAGCAAGAGGAAGGCTTGAAGGATGAATACATCAAAAATCGAATTAATACCGATAATCTGTAAGAACAAAAATAACGGCCTGAACAAGGCTGTTCAAACTGTAGACAAACTAGATGAAAATCGAGTTTGTCTACAGTTTCTTTATGGCCTGTACAATTTGGACGTTGATTTTGATTTCAGGCACCGCAATCCGCGGGCGGTCCGGCCCCCGGATTGCACCTGTGGGGTCTCCTCACGCTTGTCCCGCAGGAGTCTCGCACCTTCCTCCAACTTTGTTATAACATTTAGATAGAAATCCATACCTGAGGAGTTGAAGATTTTTACTTTGGGTCAGTTGGTTCGGAGACATCTTTGATGAATGGTATATTTTCGCCCCCCTTTTATCTACAAAACGAACTTTCTGAACCAGGCTGTTATTTTTTAAGAAACCCTTTAGGAAAAGGGTTTCCTCGTTCATTATCAGGAATTCTCAATAGACTATTTGCTTGTTTATTGATAAAGCCGCAAGGTATAATGACAAAGGAATTTTATTTTAAGTAGAGTAACAAGGAGGGGGAGAAACATGGAAAAAAACGTATATGGTGTTTTTGACTCTAATCCGGAACTACTTGCTGCAATTCAAGACTTAAAAGCTAAAGGCGTGTCTGGCACCCAAATGACAGTGGCAGCTGATATAAAAAAAGATGTGCAGCTTGGAAATGAACATACGGATTTACTGATCATCGCCAATCAGGATAAGGAGGACACTCTTTTTTTAAGAATCTTCCACTACTTCACAGATGAAGGATCTGGAGATTTACGCAGCTTTTTCACGAAATACGGCTACTCTTTTGCTGAGACAAAAGCGATGCTTCAAGAAGTGAGCGCAAAAAAATTCTTCTTGCTGCTCGATGAAGAAGTCTCCATCGAAGAACTGAAGGCTGGCGTAGCGAAATTAAAAAAATAACAGCCTTTGAAGGCTGTTATTTTTTTAATCCTGCTTCGAGGGCAGTGATCATTTCCTGTTTTTCCTGCTCAGATGAATTTTGCCAGATGACCTCGAATAATACTCCCAATCCAGGAAGCATTTTTTCCTCGCCATTTTGTATGGCATCGACAATCGTGTCTTCCAGCTGATCTTGCGAATTTCCAGATACATTTTGGATGATCGCATTACGTAAGTTTAAATTCATAATTATTCCTCCTCTAACACATAATGACTGACAGTAATAGCATTTCACAAACTCGCATGCAATATGTATGTAAATTGCGTTATAATAGGAAAATCAGTGTGAAGTTAAAGGAGCGTTTACCCTTGAAATATATCGAATCCGTAAAAAACCCTCAAGTTAAGCAATGGAAAAAACTTTTGACGAAAAAAGAACGAGATAAAACAGGGAAATATTTAGTCGAGGGTTTTCACCTAGTTGAAGAAGCCCTAAAAGAAGAAATTGTCTTGGAAGTGATCATCAATGAAGAAACTGAAATGCCTGCACATTTTAAGGTGGAAGGCACAGAACTCATTTATGTGAAAAATGATATTATGAAGGCGATTTGCGATACCGAAGCCCCGCAGGGAATCGCCGCGGTTTGTGAACAGAAATCAACTAGCATGGCGTCCATAAATCCGGATAAACTATTGTTGATCGATGCCGTCCAAGATCCGGGGAATATTGGAACGATGATCAGGACAGCTGATGCAGCTGGAATCGATGCGGTCATTCTTGGCGAAGGGTGTGCTGACTTGTATAATCCCAAAGTAGTCCGTTCGACGCAAGGGAGCCTCTTCCATATGCCTGTCATTAAAGGTAACCTTTCCGAAATCATCGATGAGCTGAAGCAAAGCGGCACTCCGGTTTATGGCACGGCATTAGAAGGCGCATCACCATTTGAAGAAGTGGAAAAGTCTTCCCGTTTTGCCCTGCTGGTCGGTAATGAAGGCCAAGGAGTATCGAAGGAATTACTGGAGAAGACGACTAAAAACCTTTATATTCCCATCTACGGAAAAAGCGAATCATTGAATGTGGGGATTGCTGCCGGGATTTTAATGTACCATTTACGAAAATCGATTTGAAACGGCCGAAGAATTATAATATAATAAAACAGAATTTTATAATGAAAACAACGATGACAAAGAGTAGTAGCTTAAGTTAACCATATCCAGGGAAAAAATGCCTTGACTGAAAGCATTTTTATGGCACTGCTTAAGGGAATTCACCTTTCGAGTTGGCATTGGGAAGACAGGATGTCCGAAAAATGTTCCGGTGAAGAGCCGTTATTTTTAATGAAGTGAGTGCATAAGTTTTTTTGTTTGTGCACTAATAAGGGTGGTACCGCGATACATAAACCTCGTCCCTTTAGGGATCGGGGTTTTTTTGTGTTCATTTTTACAAAAGGAAAATAAAGGAGGAAGACATGATGCAGGAACGATTACTAGAACTGCAGGAAGAAGCGTTGCAAAAAGTTGCCGCCGCTTCCGAATTAAAAGAACTGAATGAAGTCCGTGTTGCTTATTTAGGGAAAAAAGGGCCAATCACTGAGGTATTGCGCGGCATGGGTAAATTATCTGCCGAAGAACGCCCGAAAATCGGGGCACTAGCCAATGATGTACGGGAAGCGATCGCAACAAAGATCGAGGAGAAACAAAAAACACTTGAAACTGCGGCAGTCAATGCAAAGCTAGCAACTGAAACGATTGACGTCACACTTCCAGGACGTCCGGTAAACAAGGGAAATCTTCACCCATTAACACGTGTTGTGGAAGAAATCGAAGACTTATTCATTGGTATGGGTTATACCGTTGCGGAAGGTCCTGAAGTTGAAAGTGACTACTACAACTTCGAGGCACTTAACTTGCCAAAAAGCCATCCGGCACGTGATATGCAGGATTCCTTCTACATCACGGATGAAATCCTTATGCGTACGCACACTTCACCTGTTCAAGCCAGAACGATGGAAAAACATAAAGGTCAAGGTCCTGTTAAAATCATTTGCCCAGGAAAAGTATATCGCCGTGATAACGATGATGCTACACACTCCCATCAATTCCAGCAAATTGAGGGCTTGGTCATCGATGAGAACATCAGCATGAGCGACCTGAAAGGAACGCTTGACGTATTTGCGAAAAAAGTATTCGGGCAAGACCGTGAAATCCGTCTTCGTCCAAGTTTCTTCCCATTTACGGAGCCTTCCGTCGAAGTGGATATTTCTTGTAAAATCTGCGGTGGTAAAGGCTGCAGCGTATGTAAACAAACAGGCTGGATCGAAGTGCTTGGCGGCGGGATCGTTCATCCGAACGTCCTTGAAATGGCTGGCTTCGATTCCAAGAAATACTCCGGATTCGCATTTGGAATCGGCGTGGAACGAATTGCCATGTTGAAATACGGTGTGGACGATATCCGTCATTTCTATACGAATGATGTTCGATTCTTAAAACAATTCAACCATCACGAAGCATAAATTTTTATTTTAAAAAGGAGGACCTACCATGTTTGTGTCATATAAATGGTTACAAGATTATGTTGACCTTTCAGGCATCAATGCGACGGAGCTAGCTGACAAAATCACGAAAAGCGGCATTGAGGTTGAAGGGGTAGAAAAGAAAAGTGAAGGGCTAAAAGGAGTCGTCATCGGGCATGTCATTGAACGTGAACAGCATCCAAATGCGGATAAATTGAATAAATGCCAAGTTGATATCGGGGCCGAAAATCCCGTTCAGATCATCTGTGGAGCACCGAATGTCGATAAAGGCCAAAAAGTCGCAGTCGCTACTGTTGGCGCAGTCCTTCCAGGTAATTTCAAAATCAAGAAAGCGAAACTTCGCGGAGAGGAATCGCACGGGATGATTTGCTCTCTTCAAGAATTGGGCTTCGAATCCAAGCTCGTTTCCAAGGATTACGCTACAGGTATCTTCGTCTTCCCAAATGATGTGGAAGTAGGGAAAGATGCATTGGAGGAACTTGGTTTAAGTGATGAAGTGCTGGAACTTGGGCTGACTCCAAACCGTTCCGACGCATTGAGCATGCTTGGTGTTGCATACGAAGTGGGAGCCATTCTAGGCCGTGAAGTGAAATGGCCGGTTGTCGAGAAAGTAGAGGCAGCTGAAAAAGCATCAGATTATATCAGTGTCAAAGTGGAAGCGAAAGAAGATAACCCGGTATACATTGCTAAAATCATCAAGGATGTTAAGGTAGGACCCTCACCGCTTTGGATGCAGACTCGGTTGATGTCTGCAGGTATCCGTCCTCATAATAATGTGGTGGATATCACGAACTACATTTTACTTGAATACGGTCAACCGCTTCATGCCTTTGATTATGACCGCTTTGGTTCAAAGGAAATCGTCATCCGCAGAGCGAAGGATGCTGAAAAAATCGTAACTTTGGATGAAACGGAACGCGCTTTGACACCTGACCATTTAGTGATCACAAATGGCAGCGAGCCTGTTGCGATAGCTGGTGTGATGGGCGGAGCGGATTCCGAAGTGAAAAATGATACGACGAACATCATTATTGAAAGTGCATATTTTGCAGGTACAGTAGTTCGTAAAGCTTCAAAGGACCATGGATTACGCAGTGAAGCTAGTGCCCGTTTTGAAAAAGGCGTCGACCCGGCCCGTGTTCGTGAAGCTGGAGAACGTGCTGCACAATTGATTGCACAATATGCAGGCGGAACAGTCTTACAAGGAGCAGCAGAAGTTGACGAATTGACAATGGAACCTGCGGTCATTAGCATCACTCTTGAAAAAATCAACACACTTCTTGGAACAAGCATGACCGTATCAGTTGTGGAATCGATCTTCAAGCGTCTGCAATTCGGCGTGGAACTTGACAATGAAACGTTCACAATCACAGTCCCGACGCGCCGTGGTGATATTACGATTGAGGCTGATTTAGTCGAAGAGGCTGCACGTTTATATGGATATGATAACATTCCCACTACACTGCCGATCGGTTCTGCTACCCCAGGCCAATTGACTGACTATCAAATTAAACGGCGGAAGGCACGACGTACACTTGAAGGCGCAGGCCTTTATCAAGCTGTGACCTATTCACTGACAAGCCAGGAAAAAGCGTCCCAATTCGCATTGGAAGCAAGAGAATCCATACGATTAGCAATGCCAATGAGTGAAGAAAGAAGCCAGCTGCGTTTAAGCATCGTGCCTCAATTGCTAGAAGTCGTGAAATATAACAATGCCCGCCAAATTGATTCACTGGCACTGTATGAAGTCGGTTCCGTATTCTTTAAGCGTGACGAACAAGAACTGCCTGAAGAAAAAGAACATATTGCTGGAGCAATCACTGGCTTATGGGAGTCACATCTATGGCAAGGTGAAAAGAAACCAGTGGATTTCTTTGTAGCCAAAGGCGTGATCGAAGCATTATTCGACACACTTGGATTAGCTGATCAAATCAGTTATCGCCAAGCGGAAATCAACGACATGCATCCAGGACGGACAGCGGAAGTAATATTGAATGGTGAAGTAATTGGCTTTATCGGCCAAGTGCACCCAACTGTCCAAAAAGACTTGGATATTAAAGAAACATACATTTTCGAACTTTCCTTAAAAGCATTGGCCGAAGCCGAAGTCGCGCCGATTGCGTACCAAACCATTCCGCGCTATCCATCAACAACACGCGATATCGCGCTCGTTGTGGATCAAGCTACGAAAGCCGGGGACATTCAGGATATTATTGAAGAAGCCGGTGGCAAACTGCTGAAGGAAGTAAGCATCTTCGACTTATACGAAGGTGAAAGAATGGAGGAAGGCAAGAAATCCATTGCCTACTCACTGAAATACTTCGATCCGGAACGTACTCTAACGGACGAGGACATTACAAAAGCACATGATAAAGTTCTTGAAGCCGTTAAAGAAAAAGCTGGCGCAGAACTAAGAGGATAAAACCAAAAGACAGCTCCCTGAATCTTGGGGAGCTGTCTTTTTGGATTTACGAGTAAACGGAACAAACTCACGAGTAAACCGCGTAAACTCACGAGTAAAAGGCGGCTGTTCCGAAAGATCAGCCGCTTTCTTCTATTTATGATATTTCTGTTGATATAGTCGCTTCGCTTTTTCTGTATTGGCGAAGTGGGTTTTCGTGAATTCGTGTAAGGAATCGATTCCTTTTTCATGAATCAACCTTGCGGCGGCTTCATCGACTGCAAATCCGGCACCTTTTGGGATTTTGAATCCGGCTTTTTCACTCAGCAAGTCAAAGCGTTTGACGAATGCATATCGGGCCAGGATGGATGCGGCTGCTACTCCAAGGTGAATGCCTTCCGCTTTTGTACATAGATAGGTGGCATTAGCTTGGAATAGTTCTTGCCCTTTTAGGTAATTGAAAAATACCTCTGGTTGAGCGAATTGATCAATAAGGACCGCTTCCGCTTGTTCCGGCTGGATTTTTTGAATGAGATTCTTGATTGCTTGGTTATGGAGGAGTCCCTTCATTTTTCCTTGTGACATTCCCTTTGCCTGCAGCGCATTATATTTCGGGTTGTCGCATGTAAGCAGGCTGAATGGCACTACATCCTTAATCTGTTTGGCAATTTCGATGATCTGTGGATCTTTCAGATTTTTGGAATCCTGGACACCAAGCTCCTTCAATAGGGCTAGTTGCTCC
This window encodes:
- the rnhC gene encoding ribonuclease HIII, which produces MSHVVLLISPEQIKAMKSHYSSSLAAKLPPGSIFSAKPPLCTVTAYKSGKVLFQGKNAELEAVKWQKGTTAAAPKKKTASSASVNVHRYSPPANIGTMSVIGSDEVGTGDYFGPMTVVAVYAKKEQLALLKELGVQDSKNLKDPQIIEIAKQIKDVVPFSLLTCDNPKYNALQAKGMSQGKMKGLLHNQAIKNLIQKIQPEQAEAVLIDQFAQPEVFFNYLKGQELFQANATYLCTKAEGIHLGVAAASILARYAFVKRFDLLSEKAGFKIPKGAGFAVDEAAARLIHEKGIDSLHEFTKTHFANTEKAKRLYQQKYHK
- the pheT gene encoding phenylalanine--tRNA ligase subunit beta, with the protein product MFVSYKWLQDYVDLSGINATELADKITKSGIEVEGVEKKSEGLKGVVIGHVIEREQHPNADKLNKCQVDIGAENPVQIICGAPNVDKGQKVAVATVGAVLPGNFKIKKAKLRGEESHGMICSLQELGFESKLVSKDYATGIFVFPNDVEVGKDALEELGLSDEVLELGLTPNRSDALSMLGVAYEVGAILGREVKWPVVEKVEAAEKASDYISVKVEAKEDNPVYIAKIIKDVKVGPSPLWMQTRLMSAGIRPHNNVVDITNYILLEYGQPLHAFDYDRFGSKEIVIRRAKDAEKIVTLDETERALTPDHLVITNGSEPVAIAGVMGGADSEVKNDTTNIIIESAYFAGTVVRKASKDHGLRSEASARFEKGVDPARVREAGERAAQLIAQYAGGTVLQGAAEVDELTMEPAVISITLEKINTLLGTSMTVSVVESIFKRLQFGVELDNETFTITVPTRRGDITIEADLVEEAARLYGYDNIPTTLPIGSATPGQLTDYQIKRRKARRTLEGAGLYQAVTYSLTSQEKASQFALEARESIRLAMPMSEERSQLRLSIVPQLLEVVKYNNARQIDSLALYEVGSVFFKRDEQELPEEKEHIAGAITGLWESHLWQGEKKPVDFFVAKGVIEALFDTLGLADQISYRQAEINDMHPGRTAEVILNGEVIGFIGQVHPTVQKDLDIKETYIFELSLKALAEAEVAPIAYQTIPRYPSTTRDIALVVDQATKAGDIQDIIEEAGGKLLKEVSIFDLYEGERMEEGKKSIAYSLKYFDPERTLTDEDITKAHDKVLEAVKEKAGAELRG
- the pheS gene encoding phenylalanine--tRNA ligase subunit alpha, which translates into the protein MQERLLELQEEALQKVAAASELKELNEVRVAYLGKKGPITEVLRGMGKLSAEERPKIGALANDVREAIATKIEEKQKTLETAAVNAKLATETIDVTLPGRPVNKGNLHPLTRVVEEIEDLFIGMGYTVAEGPEVESDYYNFEALNLPKSHPARDMQDSFYITDEILMRTHTSPVQARTMEKHKGQGPVKIICPGKVYRRDNDDATHSHQFQQIEGLVIDENISMSDLKGTLDVFAKKVFGQDREIRLRPSFFPFTEPSVEVDISCKICGGKGCSVCKQTGWIEVLGGGIVHPNVLEMAGFDSKKYSGFAFGIGVERIAMLKYGVDDIRHFYTNDVRFLKQFNHHEA
- a CDS encoding general stress protein, with protein sequence MGKTLYGVFNTKREIIQAIQSLKEKGVHEGEITVMADKKEDLDFVNSKRDGDVDVDVVTNSNDDSFIEKMKHFFLNEGSEDIRNRLGDLGLADSEATAYINEVEAGKFLILLDESETVSAQESVTSNYTDELRAENPLKTGVVNNPDPNLFPETTANAYQTREVEAQPGRSEELHGNSANIFENKELDTKPAQEREIRGNSTGKYKVQKPWDYEGTLASDPHADPFSSDTDKALDTQGSLDQTVSTNALSDQQEEGLKDEYIKNRINTDNL
- the sspI gene encoding small acid-soluble spore protein SspI → MNLNLRNAIIQNVSGNSQDQLEDTIVDAIQNGEEKMLPGLGVLFEVIWQNSSEQEKQEMITALEAGLKK
- a CDS encoding general stress protein, whose product is MEKNVYGVFDSNPELLAAIQDLKAKGVSGTQMTVAADIKKDVQLGNEHTDLLIIANQDKEDTLFLRIFHYFTDEGSGDLRSFFTKYGYSFAETKAMLQEVSAKKFFLLLDEEVSIEELKAGVAKLKK
- a CDS encoding TrmH family RNA methyltransferase; translation: MKYIESVKNPQVKQWKKLLTKKERDKTGKYLVEGFHLVEEALKEEIVLEVIINEETEMPAHFKVEGTELIYVKNDIMKAICDTEAPQGIAAVCEQKSTSMASINPDKLLLIDAVQDPGNIGTMIRTADAAGIDAVILGEGCADLYNPKVVRSTQGSLFHMPVIKGNLSEIIDELKQSGTPVYGTALEGASPFEEVEKSSRFALLVGNEGQGVSKELLEKTTKNLYIPIYGKSESLNVGIAAGILMYHLRKSI
- a CDS encoding YsnF/AvaK domain-containing protein, with product MNKTVYGVYESNAEVIQAINALKAKGFEGDDITVVADKEETLDFTNHQRETDVHTMTNVPNDESFMDKVARFFMPEDTADLSTRLANAGLSNSDAAEHVFDVENGKVLVLVEEGEGHLATARDNFTTGKMDTAGTRLDTNSTNPLYNGTEKTDALNKEDVYGVNGQGRELPEDERTLTLREEQLNIDKERVQTGEVVINKEVNEQHKTINVPVEHEEVTVEHRSVSGREANLETGSIEDGETLRIPVVEEKLEVSKKPVVTDEIVIKKHAVQETEQVQDTLKKEDIQLDSTDESIVNEKKATERRIDRF